The region CCACTTGAGGATGGGCATCCCGACGCGATCGCTCCAAAATAGGAATTACCTGTTCTGAGCGAATTTGCCCCAGTGATTCAACCGCAGCACAGCGCACTTGAAACCTAGCATCGCGACTGAGCCGGTCTAGCACAGGAATGATGCGGCGAACATCGGTGCCCACCATGCGCGAGGCCACCAATTGCCCTAGAGATACCGCCACTTGCTCACGAATAGCAGGATCCGGTGAACTAGCATGGCAGGCGATCGAGGAACTGTTGGCAAGCTGTCCCGACTGACCCAGGGCCACGAGCCGCTGTTGCAGATCGACCGCTGGGGAAACAGGAGGCGTTGTTGGCACCCTGTCTACCGGCGGGTTAGCTAGCTCCGGTGGCGGACTATCACCATTATCACCGTTGGCGATCGCTTCAGGAGGTGCCTCAGGCGGCGCTAGTGTTGTTGGAGGGGCCGGCAATGTGACCTCAAGTTGAGCCGTGAGGTGGGCGATTTCTGCTTCTAAAGACCTCACCTTGGCGTCGTGGGCCTGGGTGAGTGCTTGAATCTGGTCATCTCGCTGTTTTTGGGATTCAACCGCGAGGGCATTCACCTTGGCTTGATGGCTTTGGGTGAGCGTTTGCGTCTGGGCATCCAACTGCTTTTGATAGTCGGCTTGCAGCGATCGCACTAGGTCTTGGCGACGGGCTTCCTGCTCGCGGGACACCTCCTCAAGCACCCGGTGGCTCTGCTGCAATTCCTTCGTCTTGCGATCAAGCTGGGCCTTCAGCCACAGATAGACAAGCCCTGCTCCCACCACTAGCCCGATTATTATCCCGAGAATCAATCCCATCAATCTCTCCCTTGTTCGGTTGCAATGAATTTGGGCGCGATCGCCCAGCCCTAGGCGTTCCTGGGTACCCTTTCCTCAGTCTAGCTATCAGGCGGCGGCGTCTCTACAGTAGACCTCCGACGGCGACAGCGTTCGGAACAATACTTCACGTCATCCCAACAGTCTGCCCACTTCTTGCGCCAGGTGAAGGGGCGTTGGCACACTGGACATACTTTGGTTGGGAGGTCTGACTTGGCACGATTGCGTCCCATCAGCGTTGTACAGCGATCTAGATCGAGATAGGGTGAAAGAGACTAATGCTGTGATCCTCACGCTAGATATCGCCTAGATATCGTTGTCCACCGTTAAGCTGGCTATGCCTAGATAGGGTCATGCGCTAGTTCTTCCCCTAAATCCTAACATCGCAGAGACTCTAGAATTGCCATGAAAGAGCCAGAAGATCGTTTAGCGGCGATCCGTCTTGTACTGGTGGAACCATCGGGGGCGCTGAATATCGGCTCGATCGCCCGCGTGATGAAGAATATGGGGTTGTCGCAGTGGGTGGTGGTGCAGCCCCATTGTGACGTTCGGGGCGAGGATGCCCAGCGGATGGCGGTTCATGCCTGTGATCTGCTCGATCAACTACAGGTGGTTGCCACGTTGCCAGAAGCCTTGGTGGGATGCCAGCGGGCGATCGCCACCACGGGGCGGGACGACTATACCGATGCCAGCCGCTTAGAACATCCTCGCCAGGCCCTGCCTTGGCTGCTAGACGGTGCAGATCAAATGCCACCGGTGCAGTCAGCGTTGATTTTTGGCCCTGAGGATCGAGGGCTGAGTAATATCGAACTGAATTACGCCCAGCGATGGGTGCAGATTCCCTCTAGCGATCGCTACCGATCCTTAAACTTGGCTCAAGCTGTGGCGGTCTGTTGCTATGAGCTGTATCAACTAGCGGGCTCACCGGAAACCTCGCTGGGTTCCAGGGAGGCGATCGCTGAACCGGCTGCCTCCCTGGATGCCCTCGAACGCTATTACCAAACCCTAGAAGATCTGCTGTTGCGGATTGGCTATCTCTATCCCCACACCGCCGAAAGCCGCATGGCCAAAGTGCGGCGCTTGTTAAACCGTGCCTATCCATCCAGCCACGAAGTTTCCATGCTGCATGGCGTCCTGCGACAGGTTCACTGGGCGATCGCCCAATCTGCCGCCCCACCATCTGCAGAAAAAAAGTCAGACTAGCGATCGCATTTCTAGCGTCACCCCTTATTCTTATGAGAGCGAAACGCTAAGGATGGGTAATCCTGTAACCTGTCTATAGCGCTATCTAGTCCCTGCGATCGAGGAGATATTCATGGTGGAGTCTGGTCATCAATCCCGTT is a window of Candidatus Obscuribacterales bacterium DNA encoding:
- a CDS encoding HEAT repeat domain-containing protein translates to MGLILGIIIGLVVGAGLVYLWLKAQLDRKTKELQQSHRVLEEVSREQEARRQDLVRSLQADYQKQLDAQTQTLTQSHQAKVNALAVESQKQRDDQIQALTQAHDAKVRSLEAEIAHLTAQLEVTLPAPPTTLAPPEAPPEAIANGDNGDSPPPELANPPVDRVPTTPPVSPAVDLQQRLVALGQSGQLANSSSIACHASSPDPAIREQVAVSLGQLVASRMVGTDVRRIIPVLDRLSRDARFQVRCAAVESLGQIRSEQVIPILERSRRDAHPQVVKAASWAIAKFKFFRQTPPPSPPPAPDQP
- a CDS encoding RNA methyltransferase — its product is MKEPEDRLAAIRLVLVEPSGALNIGSIARVMKNMGLSQWVVVQPHCDVRGEDAQRMAVHACDLLDQLQVVATLPEALVGCQRAIATTGRDDYTDASRLEHPRQALPWLLDGADQMPPVQSALIFGPEDRGLSNIELNYAQRWVQIPSSDRYRSLNLAQAVAVCCYELYQLAGSPETSLGSREAIAEPAASLDALERYYQTLEDLLLRIGYLYPHTAESRMAKVRRLLNRAYPSSHEVSMLHGVLRQVHWAIAQSAAPPSAEKKSD